A region of uncultured Carboxylicivirga sp. DNA encodes the following proteins:
- a CDS encoding ELWxxDGT repeat protein: MKKILFSFVLTFCLFAKGMYAQTLPDGMVALLPDGVTANVDADYKWAQYKSLVVAGTDQAGYKAFFAASDDTNGEELWVTDGTAEGTHLVKDINPGTSGSEVVYLTAFNEKVVFSANDGTNGTELWISDGTEAGTYMVKDIHFLDSSNPKGFVQVNETQFVFAAMDFDSEQYGNQHWLWVSDGTADGTEMIYDCDMRYPGQDNGSLYAPYVRVGRKVFFKADNKEGTVGEELWVTDGTTAGTNFLMDINVEEIATGTANSALDWFKNFYNEKLFFKAFTIENGNEPWASDGTPEGTYEIYDCNPTYNESNFPNSGGAGQVCQYPYNGKIYFRGYSPETGYELGCTNLDQGDYTVFDINQNAPTATSNSYTDEGIEFDGVYMFCAATGFDSSLENNFGGEIHYTDGTTVTRQSDLAPGVQSNWAKEFTVVSGSMYFVNVSGDIDEYKQKLFRIDSKDETPVRVCNLNASGDQIHNLRNLGGDLVFAASFNNQVYSYSYRKASFDPASDKDNLEIEFRTRQEIEDDNATAVKDVEYASVTIYPNPASDMITIQTVESIQEVRIYDMAGALVKVVTEPSSNQVNVSNITAGMYIVEVTTSASSNKATIIIK; encoded by the coding sequence ATGAAAAAAATTTTATTCTCTTTTGTTTTAACCTTTTGTCTTTTTGCAAAAGGTATGTATGCTCAAACCTTACCTGACGGAATGGTAGCTTTATTACCTGATGGTGTAACGGCTAATGTAGATGCTGATTACAAATGGGCTCAATATAAAAGTTTGGTAGTGGCTGGAACTGATCAAGCTGGTTATAAAGCTTTTTTTGCTGCATCTGACGATACAAATGGTGAAGAATTGTGGGTGACAGATGGTACTGCAGAAGGAACCCATTTGGTTAAGGATATAAATCCTGGTACTTCAGGTTCTGAAGTTGTTTACCTTACTGCATTTAATGAGAAAGTTGTTTTTAGTGCAAATGATGGAACAAATGGTACAGAATTATGGATCTCAGATGGTACTGAAGCAGGTACATACATGGTTAAGGATATTCATTTTCTGGATAGTTCTAATCCAAAAGGATTTGTTCAGGTAAATGAAACACAATTTGTTTTTGCAGCCATGGATTTCGATAGTGAACAATATGGAAATCAACATTGGTTGTGGGTGAGTGATGGAACAGCAGATGGAACAGAAATGATCTATGATTGTGACATGAGATATCCGGGACAGGATAATGGTAGTTTATATGCTCCCTATGTTCGTGTTGGTAGAAAAGTGTTCTTTAAAGCAGATAATAAAGAAGGTACTGTTGGCGAAGAATTATGGGTAACCGATGGAACTACTGCAGGAACTAACTTTCTAATGGATATAAATGTTGAGGAAATTGCAACAGGTACAGCTAACTCAGCACTTGATTGGTTCAAGAACTTTTATAATGAGAAGTTATTCTTTAAAGCATTTACTATTGAAAATGGAAATGAGCCTTGGGCAAGTGATGGAACACCGGAAGGAACTTATGAAATTTATGATTGTAACCCTACCTATAATGAAAGTAATTTTCCAAATAGTGGAGGAGCTGGTCAGGTTTGTCAATATCCATACAATGGAAAAATTTACTTCAGAGGTTATAGCCCTGAAACTGGTTATGAATTAGGATGTACAAATCTGGATCAAGGAGATTATACTGTTTTTGATATTAATCAAAATGCTCCGACAGCAACTTCAAACAGTTATACAGATGAAGGTATTGAATTTGATGGAGTTTATATGTTTTGTGCCGCAACAGGTTTTGATTCCAGTCTGGAAAATAATTTTGGAGGAGAAATTCATTATACCGATGGTACTACTGTAACTCGTCAATCAGATTTGGCACCGGGAGTTCAGAGTAACTGGGCTAAAGAATTTACAGTCGTATCTGGAAGTATGTATTTTGTTAATGTATCGGGTGATATTGATGAGTACAAACAAAAACTTTTTAGAATTGACAGTAAAGATGAAACACCAGTCAGAGTATGTAATTTAAATGCTTCAGGAGATCAGATTCATAATTTAAGAAATCTGGGTGGAGATTTAGTGTTTGCAGCTTCATTCAATAATCAGGTTTACAGTTACTCATATCGCAAAGCTAGTTTTGATCCTGCATCTGATAAAGATAATCTGGAAATTGAATTCAGAACCCGTCAGGAAATTGAAGATGATAATGCAACTGCTGTTAAAGATGTAGAGTACGCAAGCGTTACTATCTATCCAAATCCTGCATCAGATATGATTACCATACAAACAGTGGAATCAATTCAAGAAGTTCGTATTTACGACATGGCAGGAGCCTTGGTTAAAGTAGTTACTGAACCATCATCGAACCAGGTAAATGTATCGAATATTACTGCAGGAATGTATATTGTTGAAGTTACAACATCTGCAAGTAGTAATAAGGCTACCATTATTATTAAATAG
- a CDS encoding glycoside hydrolase family 43 protein, with product MKSLKLVIAILCLSHLIVFADGNQQRDKKGSNPNTSESSSNKVKQKEIFYADPTIYYSDGIYYLTGTRNIQPLGFAILKSTDLKEWSSPSKKDLHMILQKDQKAFGENGFWAPQILKYNKEYLFAYTANEQVALAKSKKLLGPYTQKTMGPVDGSEKNIDPFLFQDNDGKYYLYHVRFNRGNYLWVAEFDMATEKILPETLKQCFGKTQDWEATDNYPSDPIMEGPTVLNLKDKYYLFYSANHFMNIDYAVGYAVSDSPNGPWVKNTDNPIIHRSIVKENGSGHGDIFMGKDQQLYYVYHVHNADDKVSPRRTRIVPLIMKWNEETEVYDFTVDEKNVIIPVMSSSDNE from the coding sequence ATGAAAAGTCTAAAGTTAGTAATAGCCATTTTATGTCTTAGTCACTTAATTGTTTTTGCTGACGGAAATCAACAAAGAGATAAAAAAGGATCAAATCCGAATACATCAGAAAGTAGTTCAAATAAAGTAAAGCAGAAAGAAATATTTTATGCCGATCCTACCATATACTATAGTGATGGCATTTACTATCTGACTGGTACACGTAATATTCAACCATTAGGTTTTGCAATACTGAAGTCTACTGATTTAAAAGAATGGAGTTCTCCTTCAAAGAAGGATCTTCATATGATTCTTCAAAAAGATCAGAAAGCTTTTGGAGAGAATGGTTTTTGGGCACCACAAATTCTAAAATATAACAAGGAGTATTTATTTGCTTATACAGCCAATGAGCAGGTTGCGTTGGCAAAATCTAAAAAACTATTGGGCCCATATACTCAAAAAACTATGGGTCCGGTTGATGGTTCAGAAAAGAATATTGATCCATTTCTGTTTCAGGATAATGACGGTAAATATTACTTGTATCATGTTCGCTTTAACAGAGGAAACTACTTGTGGGTTGCTGAATTTGATATGGCAACAGAAAAAATTCTGCCTGAAACGTTAAAACAATGTTTTGGCAAGACTCAAGACTGGGAAGCAACAGATAATTATCCTTCTGATCCAATTATGGAAGGGCCAACAGTTTTGAATCTAAAGGATAAATACTATCTTTTTTATTCTGCAAATCATTTCATGAATATTGATTATGCTGTTGGTTATGCTGTCTCAGATTCGCCTAATGGGCCCTGGGTTAAAAATACAGACAATCCAATTATTCATCGTTCAATTGTAAAAGAGAACGGTTCTGGCCATGGAGATATTTTTATGGGCAAGGATCAGCAACTTTATTATGTATATCATGTGCATAATGCTGATGATAAAGTGAGCCCCCGAAGAACGCGTATTGTTCCATTGATAATGAAATGGAATGAAGAAACTGAGGTTTATGATTTTACGGTTGATGAAAAAAATGTGATTATCCCGGTGATGTCATCCTCTGACAATGAATAA